The following are encoded together in the Leguminivora glycinivorella isolate SPB_JAAS2020 chromosome 18, LegGlyc_1.1, whole genome shotgun sequence genome:
- the LOC125235915 gene encoding juvenile hormone-binding protein-like, protein MNYKIYYIFTLALFNAVFPATSSSESLLISCYVGDIECMKKSTETFLKHTRGGIPAANILPNDPIHISAVDAPFEVDDLVYLNKNVTVSGMANQRLEDLQMNLGTGSVVLTTSGDVSIDGDMVQVFRIVGKSVAGRFRAYGRVLCTASYSYSFNRDGMGVEHYVVGPETNSCDLISSPVLSFISSCNAKFCPVDRKDLWKKNASKIVEQAYAVLIHNIRAAAKVLPATAFFKNPHGL, encoded by the exons ATGAACTATAAAATTTACTACATATTCACGTTG GCCCTCTTCAACGCTGTTTTTCCTGCAACTTCAAGCTCAG AGTCCCTACTCATTTCATGTTATGTCGGGGATATCGAATGCATGAAAAAATCCACGGAGACTTTTCTAAAGCACACACGTGGAGGAATACCGGCCGCAAACATCCTACCTAATGACCCTATACACATATCAGCAGTGGACGCGCCATTTGAGGTTGACGATTTGGTGTACTTGAACAAAAATGTTACTGTGTCGGGGATGGCCAATCAGAGGCTGGAAGATCTTCA AATGAACCTTGGAACTGGTTCGGTGGTGCTGACGACATCAGGCGATGTGTCCATAGACGGGGATATGGTGCAGGTCTTCCGCATCGTCGGCAAAAGCGTGGCAGGGCGTTTCAGGGCATATGGAC GTGTATTGTGCACAGCTTCTTACAGTTATTCGTTTAATCGGGACGGCATGGGAGTGGAACATTATGTAGTCGGCCCCGAAACTAACTCTTGCGATCTTATCAGTAGTCCCGTACTTTCGTTCATCTCTTCATGCAATG CTAAATTTTGTCCAGTCGACAGGAAAGATTTGTGGAAAAAGAATGCCAGCAAAATCGTCGAGCAGGCGTACGCTGTTCTCATCCACAACATCAGAGCGGCCGCCAAAGTCCTGCCTGCGACTGCCTTCTTTAAAAACCCCCATGGGTTATAA
- the LOC125235927 gene encoding uncharacterized protein LOC125235927: MRNIMCMKSTPNTKSRWNAKVVRAVVDKNMRIQMRIRRCMRSAPEGAGGAVERGEAGAPRRRRRTRLPGTTTSQRAAGGSGRHRSTGLAAIAVRDVAPHIEDSSVRHLVSCVTGAMDEITTRECVACMK; the protein is encoded by the coding sequence ATGCGGAACATCATGTGCATGAAATCAACTCCAAACACAAAATCGCGATGGAACGCCAAGGTCGTCCGAGCTGTTGTAGACAAGAACATGAGGATACAGATGAGGATAAGGCGGTGCATGCGCTCAGCGCCAGagggcgcgggcggcgccgtGGAGCGCGGCGAGGCGGGCGCcccgcgccggcgccggcgcacgCGGCTCCCGGGCACGACAACCAGCCAGCGCGCGGCAGGTGGCAGCGGTCGTCACAGGTCAACAGGACTGGCGGCCATAGCTGTTCGAGATGTGGCTCCACACATAGAAGATTCCAGTGTCCGGCATTTGGTCAGCTGTGTGACAGGTGCCATGGACGAAATCACTACTCGAGAATGTGTCGCGTGTATGAAATAA